A window of the Desulfovibrio oxyclinae DSM 11498 genome harbors these coding sequences:
- a CDS encoding AAA family ATPase, whose protein sequence is MIERIIVENFMAHERTELELGPGVTALTGPNNTGKSALVEALRCVAENPTPSHYIRHGAKEARVTVVLSDGHRVTWIRKKASAGYEILAPGSEEPESFWKLGRGGVPEEVRSLLRMNRVDLDDGNPVDVHIGDQREPVFLLNRPDRAVADFLASSSEGAHLLSMQGALKRRTLEARRESAGREARLRDIEAELDALAPLPDIHLMMETAGELEQRSQALSREIPALERLIAERDTLKRELDRANRERGLFEQLGEPAALEPLHPLRSLIDEQLDLRHRSAFAAAYAETLDPLAEPPTPTDTAGIRAVMDELIRTGAELEAARTTSSALADLALPPQVEELSALSKMAEELTSYSSQMQILNEYATTASALREPPQPEDESALAGLLTELGEVRKGMEREEKALEATRRDLMGHATYLRERLEAIGRCPTCGGELESGEFLGGEHAHESRAAEDAHGY, encoded by the coding sequence ATGATAGAACGCATCATCGTCGAAAACTTCATGGCCCACGAGCGGACCGAGCTGGAGCTCGGCCCCGGCGTCACCGCGCTGACCGGTCCCAACAACACGGGCAAGTCCGCGCTGGTGGAGGCGCTTCGCTGCGTTGCGGAGAACCCGACCCCGAGCCACTACATCCGGCACGGTGCCAAGGAGGCCCGGGTCACGGTGGTGCTCTCGGACGGGCACCGCGTCACATGGATTCGCAAGAAAGCCTCAGCCGGATACGAAATTCTCGCCCCCGGCAGCGAAGAGCCCGAAAGTTTCTGGAAGCTGGGACGCGGCGGCGTACCCGAGGAAGTCCGCAGTCTGCTGCGCATGAACCGGGTTGACCTGGATGACGGAAATCCCGTGGACGTGCACATCGGCGACCAGCGCGAACCGGTCTTTCTGCTTAACCGGCCGGACAGGGCCGTGGCCGACTTTCTGGCCTCGTCTTCGGAAGGGGCGCACCTGCTTTCCATGCAGGGCGCGCTCAAGCGCCGCACACTGGAGGCCCGGCGCGAAAGCGCAGGACGGGAGGCGCGGCTGCGGGACATCGAAGCCGAACTGGACGCGCTGGCCCCGCTGCCCGACATTCACCTCATGATGGAAACCGCCGGGGAGCTGGAGCAGCGTTCACAGGCCCTGAGCCGGGAGATTCCGGCGCTTGAGCGGTTGATTGCGGAGCGCGACACGTTGAAGCGGGAACTGGACCGCGCCAACCGCGAGCGCGGCCTGTTTGAGCAGCTCGGTGAACCCGCCGCGTTGGAGCCGCTGCATCCGCTGCGTTCGCTCATCGACGAACAGCTCGACCTGCGCCACAGGAGCGCATTCGCCGCCGCGTATGCCGAAACACTGGACCCCTTGGCCGAACCACCGACTCCGACCGATACCGCAGGAATCAGGGCGGTCATGGACGAGCTGATCCGCACCGGAGCCGAATTGGAGGCGGCACGCACCACGAGCAGCGCGCTTGCCGACCTTGCGCTCCCGCCGCAGGTTGAGGAGCTTTCCGCACTGAGCAAGATGGCTGAGGAATTGACAAGCTATTCCAGCCAAATGCAGATCCTCAACGAATATGCCACAACCGCTTCGGCACTGCGCGAACCGCCGCAACCTGAGGACGAAAGCGCGCTTGCCGGACTGTTGACGGAGTTGGGCGAGGTCCGCAAGGGCATGGAGCGCGAAGAAAAGGCCCTTGAGGCGACGCGCCGCGATCTGATGGGGCACGCGACCTACCTGCGCGAACGGCTGGAGGCCATCGGTCGCTGTCCCACCTGCGGCGGCGAGTTGGAGTCCGGGGAGTTCCTCGGCGGCGAACACGCCCACGAATCCCGAGCCGCGGAGGACGCGCATGGATACTGA
- a CDS encoding metallophosphoesterase produces the protein MDTDISGLSRIEADGLLLIGDAHLADNPPGQRLDGYLEQVLAKVEACLHEAERRGLLPVFLGDLFHLPRDNSNRMLVELIRMFGRRAGEHMPWVLIGNHDKYQSRFTDDVSLAVLEQAGVVRLMKHKGPQLVLQTPDGEALVCASPDGTAIPRRFDRPEGCPESVLWLTHHNIRFPDFEDKANAIREIPGVDWLVNGHIHRPQPSVTKGGTTWANPGNIVRLIFNRNSRERKPVASIWKPGVTELGSWVIPHLPFDEVFPDQELPPEEHEEAGGSDFIRGLERLAWRRTHEGVGLKDFLNDNLDESAEARLIWELYDEVVNHDG, from the coding sequence ATGGATACTGATATTTCCGGCCTGTCACGCATTGAGGCTGACGGGCTGCTGCTCATCGGCGACGCGCATCTGGCGGACAATCCGCCCGGGCAGCGGCTCGACGGGTATCTGGAGCAGGTGTTGGCAAAGGTGGAGGCCTGTCTCCATGAAGCCGAGCGGCGCGGACTGTTGCCGGTCTTTCTGGGCGATCTGTTTCATCTGCCGCGCGACAACTCCAACAGGATGCTCGTGGAACTCATCCGCATGTTCGGTCGGCGCGCGGGCGAGCACATGCCGTGGGTGTTGATCGGCAATCACGACAAGTACCAGTCGCGCTTCACGGATGACGTGTCCCTTGCCGTACTGGAGCAGGCCGGGGTGGTCCGGCTCATGAAGCACAAGGGACCGCAACTGGTTCTGCAAACCCCTGACGGCGAGGCGCTCGTCTGTGCAAGCCCAGACGGAACGGCCATTCCGAGACGTTTCGACCGGCCCGAAGGCTGCCCGGAAAGCGTGCTCTGGCTCACGCACCACAACATCCGTTTTCCGGACTTCGAGGACAAAGCCAACGCCATCCGCGAGATTCCCGGCGTGGACTGGCTGGTAAACGGCCACATACACCGGCCGCAACCAAGCGTGACCAAGGGTGGCACCACGTGGGCCAACCCCGGCAACATCGTGCGGCTGATCTTCAACCGCAACTCCCGCGAACGCAAACCCGTGGCCTCGATCTGGAAGCCGGGAGTCACCGAGCTGGGAAGCTGGGTGATACCGCACCTGCCGTTCGACGAGGTCTTTCCGGATCAGGAACTGCCGCCCGAGGAGCACGAAGAGGCCGGCGGTTCCGACTTCATCCGCGGACTGGAGCGGCTGGCGTGGCGGCGTACGCACGAAGGTGTGGGGCTCAAGGATTTTCTGAACGACAATCTCGACGAGAGCGCGGAGGCGCGGCTCATCTGGGAACTGTACGACGAGGTGGTAAATCATGACGGCTGA
- a CDS encoding Nif11-like leader peptide family natural product precursor — MSWKEATRFLGDLQCNDRLADTVLGQRDAEDMARVARELGYKFNPKSLAETLTATVPQGRLDDFYLESVPGGGYFKRLFVLMKRSGWV; from the coding sequence ATGAGCTGGAAGGAAGCCACCCGATTCCTCGGAGACCTGCAGTGCAACGACAGACTCGCCGACACCGTGCTCGGACAGCGTGACGCAGAGGACATGGCCCGCGTCGCCCGCGAGCTGGGATACAAGTTCAACCCCAAGAGCCTTGCCGAAACCCTGACAGCAACCGTGCCGCAAGGTCGGCTGGATGATTTCTATCTGGAATCCGTTCCGGGCGGCGGCTATTTCAAGCGGCTATTCGTCTTGATGAAACGCTCCGGCTGGGTCTAG
- a CDS encoding SIR2 family NAD-dependent protein deacylase produces MSNGALENAARTIRNARCCFAFTGAGISVESGIPPFRGHQGIWSKYDPAKFEMNYFRRHPKESWELLIEIFYSRQVACRPNKAHMALAELEAAGRLVAVVTQNIDGLHQQAGNTNVLEYHGSTSRMQCMKCRRKFPTPIVRLDTLPPKCPDCGGVLKPDIVFFSEGVPDDVHRDATTLARQADAVIVVGTTGEIQPAGRIPWIAHHNGATVIEINTRESAYTYRATDIYLEGRAGRMLPMLAEAVLQTG; encoded by the coding sequence ATGTCGAACGGCGCCCTTGAGAACGCGGCCCGGACCATCCGCAATGCGCGCTGCTGCTTCGCCTTCACCGGGGCGGGCATCTCGGTGGAGTCCGGCATTCCGCCGTTTCGCGGGCATCAGGGCATTTGGTCGAAGTATGACCCTGCCAAATTCGAGATGAACTATTTCCGCAGGCACCCCAAGGAATCATGGGAACTGCTGATCGAGATTTTCTATTCCCGGCAGGTGGCCTGCCGCCCCAACAAGGCGCATATGGCGCTGGCGGAACTGGAAGCTGCCGGACGTCTCGTTGCGGTGGTAACCCAAAACATCGACGGGCTGCACCAACAGGCTGGAAACACCAACGTGCTGGAATATCACGGTTCCACCTCGCGGATGCAGTGCATGAAGTGCCGCCGCAAGTTCCCGACGCCGATCGTGAGGCTCGACACCCTGCCGCCGAAATGCCCGGACTGCGGGGGCGTGCTCAAGCCGGACATCGTCTTCTTTTCCGAGGGCGTGCCAGACGACGTGCATCGTGATGCCACAACGCTGGCGCGGCAGGCGGACGCGGTCATCGTGGTGGGCACCACGGGCGAAATCCAGCCTGCCGGACGCATCCCGTGGATCGCGCACCATAACGGGGCCACGGTCATCGAGATCAACACGCGGGAGTCGGCCTACACCTACCGGGCCACGGACATTTACCTGGAAGGCAGGGCCGGGCGGATGCTGCCCATGCTGGCCGAAGCGGTCCTGCAAACGGGCTGA
- a CDS encoding substrate-binding periplasmic protein — MLKRLLPALVAILLALPAHAGSVRVAVEDLPPYSTWNGNRPEGPFVVLGWKLTSFLGVSPDFIGCDRDECLKLLETGQADILFGIRPRPELESFLWFPEQPVAPARETAFWTRRGSGTRLERHSDLYGKTVGVMRGLGLAPKFADDPRIERFPQGDMIRLFKLLVAGNIDVVALDAVRGNAALERTGFGQWVERAPYFIQDTVPEHLAVSERSRLSTERDYVEQALEKALGTQENHEAGNVERRP, encoded by the coding sequence ATGCTCAAACGGCTACTCCCCGCCCTTGTCGCGATCCTGCTGGCGCTTCCGGCCCATGCCGGTTCCGTGCGCGTGGCGGTGGAGGACCTCCCGCCTTATTCCACGTGGAACGGTAACCGCCCCGAAGGTCCCTTCGTGGTTCTGGGATGGAAGCTGACCAGCTTTCTCGGCGTCTCGCCGGACTTCATCGGCTGCGACCGCGACGAATGTCTGAAGCTGCTGGAAACGGGGCAGGCCGACATCCTCTTCGGTATACGCCCGCGGCCCGAGCTAGAATCTTTCCTTTGGTTCCCCGAACAACCCGTGGCACCTGCGCGCGAGACCGCCTTTTGGACGCGACGCGGCTCCGGCACCCGTCTGGAGCGGCACTCGGACCTTTACGGCAAGACCGTGGGCGTGATGCGCGGTCTGGGGCTCGCGCCGAAATTTGCCGATGATCCCCGGATCGAGCGATTTCCGCAGGGCGACATGATCCGACTCTTCAAACTGCTGGTGGCCGGGAACATAGATGTGGTGGCACTGGACGCCGTGCGCGGGAATGCGGCGCTGGAACGCACTGGCTTTGGCCAGTGGGTGGAGCGCGCCCCTTACTTCATTCAGGACACCGTGCCGGAGCATCTGGCGGTTTCCGAGCGCTCCCGGCTCTCCACGGAACGGGATTACGTGGAACAGGCGCTTGAGAAGGCGCTTGGTACGCAAGAAAACCACGAGGCCGGAAATGTCGAACGGCGCCCTTGA
- the ftsE gene encoding cell division ATP-binding protein FtsE → MVELTRVSHTFGSQWALKDVSFKLEKGEFLFLTGHSGAGKSTLLKLLYGAIPLKRGRATVCGFDMNRLGRRKLPLLRRRVGVVFQDFKVLPERSVFDNVAMSLEVRGMARQHLERRVRAIVRAMGLEAKSYTPCQALSGGEQQRVAIARSMVAGPELILADEPTGNLDFDLTMHLMDIFKQFHNYGTSVIMATHSREVLDCVPGARKLHLENGRILEPEEAAATEAAEAEKKAC, encoded by the coding sequence ATGGTCGAACTCACGCGCGTTTCACACACCTTCGGTTCCCAGTGGGCGCTCAAGGACGTCTCCTTCAAGCTTGAAAAGGGCGAGTTCCTGTTCCTCACCGGTCATTCCGGTGCGGGCAAGTCCACGCTGCTCAAGCTGCTGTACGGGGCGATCCCCCTCAAGCGTGGACGGGCCACGGTCTGCGGCTTCGACATGAACCGCCTGGGACGCCGCAAGCTTCCCCTGCTGCGGCGGCGCGTGGGCGTGGTCTTTCAGGATTTCAAGGTGCTGCCCGAACGCAGCGTGTTCGATAATGTCGCTATGTCCCTTGAGGTGCGCGGCATGGCCCGGCAGCATCTGGAACGCCGCGTGCGGGCCATCGTCCGGGCCATGGGGTTGGAGGCCAAGAGCTATACCCCCTGTCAGGCCCTCTCCGGCGGCGAACAGCAGCGCGTGGCCATCGCCCGCAGCATGGTGGCAGGGCCCGAGCTGATCCTCGCAGACGAGCCTACCGGCAACCTCGACTTCGACCTGACCATGCACCTCATGGATATCTTCAAGCAGTTCCATAACTACGGAACCTCGGTGATCATGGCCACCCACAGCCGCGAAGTGCTCGACTGCGTTCCCGGCGCACGCAAGCTGCATCTGGAAAACGGCCGCATACTCGAACCCGAAGAGGCCGCTGCCACCGAAGCCGCCGAAGCGGAGAAGAAGGCATGTTAG
- a CDS encoding cell division protein FtsX, which yields MLGRILRLTGRGLGDFIVHPFAHLLTLTAVAMVAFLAGFVLLTLHNVNLQLLKTRGQVEFQLYWAEGAKQDTVRSEWKTIRDMQALKEFKTFTPGDALVELAETLGESGDFSWLRDQNPLPYSALAAFEVPPDKQEKGWAAELLTELKSLPGVEKVHYAPTQMDLAQSWVALTRTVAWPVVGFLALVAALVVGNTIKLSLMTRRDEVEILSLVGARPWYIRWPLLTGGFMQGLVGSGAGLGLLFLAQNTLKDALNVPPFFIEVSFLPPEQCAALAGGVILVSLAASWVAVR from the coding sequence ATGTTAGGCCGTATCCTCAGGCTTACAGGTCGTGGACTGGGCGACTTCATCGTCCACCCCTTTGCCCACCTGCTCACGCTCACCGCAGTAGCCATGGTGGCCTTTCTGGCCGGATTCGTGCTGCTGACCCTGCACAACGTGAATCTGCAGCTGCTCAAGACCCGCGGACAGGTTGAGTTTCAGCTCTACTGGGCAGAAGGTGCCAAGCAGGACACGGTCCGCAGCGAGTGGAAGACCATCCGGGACATGCAGGCCCTCAAGGAATTCAAGACCTTCACCCCCGGCGATGCGTTGGTGGAGCTGGCCGAAACCCTCGGGGAGTCCGGCGATTTTTCGTGGCTGCGGGATCAGAATCCGCTGCCGTATTCCGCTCTGGCCGCCTTTGAGGTTCCGCCGGACAAGCAGGAAAAAGGCTGGGCCGCCGAGCTGCTCACGGAGCTGAAATCCCTGCCCGGTGTGGAAAAGGTGCACTACGCCCCGACGCAGATGGACCTCGCCCAGAGCTGGGTGGCCCTGACCCGCACCGTGGCATGGCCCGTGGTCGGCTTTCTCGCCCTCGTGGCCGCCCTCGTCGTGGGCAATACCATCAAGCTCTCCCTCATGACCCGACGCGACGAGGTGGAAATCCTCTCACTCGTGGGGGCGCGACCATGGTACATCCGCTGGCCGCTGCTCACCGGCGGATTCATGCAGGGCCTCGTCGGCAGCGGCGCGGGGCTCGGTCTGCTTTTTCTGGCCCAGAATACCCTCAAGGACGCCTTGAACGTCCCGCCGTTCTTCATAGAAGTGAGCTTCCTGCCCCCGGAACAGTGCGCCGCACTCGCCGGCGGCGTCATCCTCGTATCCCTCGCCGCCAGCTGGGTGGCCGTCAGATAA
- a CDS encoding DUF4911 domain-containing protein, whose translation MKKRHKPRKRRCPAPPERSARIYVRIDPSQIGRFRFLLEACDNLGIFTVADKYKGVLQLRYSPQQEREFREFLDSLHESIPHEILHEARD comes from the coding sequence ATGAAAAAACGCCACAAACCCCGCAAACGTCGTTGCCCGGCACCACCCGAGCGCTCGGCGCGTATCTACGTCCGCATAGACCCCTCGCAGATCGGCCGCTTCAGGTTTCTGCTCGAAGCCTGCGACAATCTCGGCATTTTCACCGTCGCCGACAAGTACAAAGGCGTGCTGCAACTGCGCTACTCTCCGCAACAGGAAAGGGAATTCCGCGAATTCCTCGACTCCCTGCACGAATCCATCCCGCACGAAATCCTCCACGAAGCACGCGATTAG
- a CDS encoding Na+/H+ antiporter NhaC family protein has translation MALAVLSVAFPALAADASKGPANAAAFGMLTLIPPVVAIVLAFITKNVILSLFLGVFSGCFMLDLKGFDLYSAFVDGFLRLSMEILYSLADSWNAGIVLQCLAIGGLIALVSKMGGAKAIADALAKRAKSPRSSQFVTWVMGLFIFFDDYANSLTVGPIMRPVTDRLKVSREKLAFVIDATAAPIAGIALISTWVAYEVGLIRDGYNAIGVEANAYGVFVETIPYRFYNILILFFIICTIWFLREYGPMRKAEIRARKTGKVLADNAKPMIADEATGLEPESHVVPSIWNAIVPIGTLIVAAFLGFYFNGYNAIDDPALLEKINASPLSFDAMRECFGASDASVVLFQAALIAGIVGMAMAVFQRIMPVKDAIETWVTGVKSMNITAVILLLAWSLSGVIKELGTAAYLVNVLSDALPAFLLPSIIFILGSIISFATGTSYGTMGILMPLAIPLAFALNPAPDYVVMNVGAVLTGAIFGDHCSPISDTTILSSMGSACDHIDHVKTQLMYAISVATISILFGYLPAGLGVPLYITLPGGLLAVALTVRFVGKPVDAQA, from the coding sequence ATGGCGCTCGCCGTGCTTTCGGTGGCGTTCCCGGCACTTGCCGCGGACGCCTCCAAAGGCCCGGCCAACGCCGCAGCCTTCGGAATGCTTACCCTCATTCCGCCCGTGGTCGCCATTGTGCTGGCCTTCATTACCAAGAACGTTATTCTGTCCCTCTTTCTCGGCGTCTTCTCCGGCTGTTTCATGCTGGATCTCAAGGGATTCGATCTCTATTCCGCCTTCGTTGACGGATTCCTGCGCCTGTCCATGGAAATTCTCTACTCGCTGGCCGACAGCTGGAACGCGGGCATTGTGCTCCAGTGTCTCGCCATCGGCGGCCTGATCGCCCTCGTCTCCAAGATGGGCGGCGCCAAGGCCATCGCCGACGCACTGGCCAAGCGCGCCAAAAGCCCCCGCAGCTCCCAGTTCGTCACCTGGGTCATGGGCCTCTTCATCTTCTTCGACGACTACGCCAACTCCCTGACCGTCGGCCCGATCATGCGCCCGGTCACCGACCGGCTCAAGGTCTCCCGCGAGAAGCTGGCATTCGTCATCGACGCCACCGCGGCCCCCATTGCGGGCATCGCGCTGATTTCCACCTGGGTCGCCTATGAAGTGGGCCTTATCCGCGACGGTTACAACGCCATCGGCGTGGAAGCCAACGCCTACGGCGTGTTCGTGGAAACGATCCCGTACCGCTTCTACAACATCCTCATCCTGTTCTTCATCATCTGCACCATCTGGTTCCTGCGCGAGTACGGTCCCATGCGCAAGGCCGAAATCCGCGCCCGCAAGACCGGAAAGGTGCTGGCCGACAACGCCAAACCCATGATCGCCGATGAAGCGACCGGACTGGAACCCGAATCCCACGTGGTTCCGAGCATCTGGAACGCCATTGTCCCCATCGGCACCCTGATCGTCGCTGCATTCCTCGGCTTCTATTTCAACGGCTACAACGCCATTGATGACCCCGCACTGCTCGAAAAGATCAACGCCTCGCCCCTGTCCTTCGACGCCATGCGCGAATGCTTCGGCGCCTCCGACGCATCCGTGGTTCTGTTTCAGGCCGCGCTCATCGCAGGTATCGTCGGCATGGCCATGGCAGTCTTCCAGCGCATCATGCCTGTGAAGGACGCCATCGAGACATGGGTCACCGGTGTCAAGTCCATGAACATCACCGCAGTCATCCTGCTGCTGGCATGGTCCCTGTCCGGCGTCATCAAGGAACTCGGCACCGCAGCCTACCTGGTCAACGTGCTCTCCGACGCCCTCCCGGCGTTCCTGCTGCCGAGCATCATCTTCATCCTCGGCTCCATCATCTCCTTCGCCACAGGCACTTCCTACGGCACCATGGGCATCCTCATGCCTCTGGCGATCCCCTTGGCGTTCGCCCTGAACCCGGCCCCGGACTACGTCGTCATGAACGTCGGCGCCGTCCTCACCGGAGCCATCTTCGGCGACCATTGCTCCCCCATCTCGGACACCACCATCCTGTCCTCCATGGGTTCGGCGTGTGACCACATAGACCACGTCAAAACGCAGCTCATGTACGCCATCAGCGTCGCCACCATCTCCATCCTGTTCGGCTACCTGCCCGCAGGACTCGGCGTGCCGCTCTACATCACCCTGCCCGGCGGACTGCTCGCAGTCGCACTCACCGTGCGATTCGTCGGCAAGCCCGTCGACGCACAGGCCTAA